One window from the genome of Candidatus Margulisiibacteriota bacterium encodes:
- the fabF gene encoding beta-ketoacyl-ACP synthase II, producing MTKKRVVITGLGVVSPLGNNLQTTWDKLLAGKSGVVYLEDEGFTDFPTRIAGTVKDFNPDDFGINPKDARRMARFLQLAVAASKEAVADSGIDIAANPEMIGVGIGSGVGGIDIMAENAIALHERGVRKVSPFTVPMMINDMAAGIVSIETGAKGPNFCVTTACASGTHTIGSSYKFIQDGQAVAMITGGSEAAVTPLGMAGFCAAKSLSTRNDDPEKASRPFDNDRDGFVMGEGAGILVLEELEHAKARGAKIYAELVGFGASGDAYHLTAPPEDGNGAARAMKMALKDAGIAPEEVDYINAHGTSTKLNDQQETNAIKTVFGKAAYKVMVGSTKSMTGHLLGAAGGIEAVFVAKVLETGLVPPTINYDTPDVELGLDLDYVPNVVRKADVKVAMSNSFGFGGHNGVIVMKKYVN from the coding sequence ATGACAAAGAAAAGAGTAGTAATAACAGGACTCGGGGTTGTTTCTCCGTTAGGGAATAATCTGCAGACAACATGGGATAAATTACTTGCGGGTAAAAGTGGCGTCGTTTATTTAGAAGACGAAGGTTTTACTGATTTTCCAACAAGAATTGCTGGGACAGTGAAAGATTTTAATCCAGACGATTTTGGCATTAACCCAAAAGATGCAAGAAGAATGGCGAGATTTTTACAGCTTGCTGTTGCTGCCTCTAAAGAAGCAGTCGCAGATTCTGGAATAGATATCGCGGCGAATCCTGAGATGATAGGTGTTGGAATAGGTTCTGGTGTTGGTGGTATTGATATAATGGCAGAGAATGCGATTGCCTTACACGAAAGAGGTGTCAGAAAAGTTTCTCCTTTTACAGTTCCTATGATGATTAATGATATGGCAGCTGGAATAGTGAGCATCGAAACTGGTGCAAAAGGGCCAAATTTTTGCGTGACTACTGCCTGTGCTTCAGGCACTCATACAATAGGGAGTAGTTATAAGTTTATCCAAGATGGCCAAGCAGTTGCGATGATTACAGGTGGTTCAGAAGCTGCAGTAACTCCCTTAGGAATGGCAGGATTTTGTGCAGCTAAGTCACTTTCTACTAGAAATGATGACCCAGAAAAAGCAAGTAGACCATTTGATAATGACCGAGATGGGTTTGTCATGGGTGAAGGTGCCGGAATTCTTGTTTTAGAGGAATTAGAGCACGCAAAAGCTAGAGGTGCAAAAATTTATGCTGAACTAGTTGGGTTTGGTGCTTCAGGAGATGCTTACCATTTAACAGCTCCTCCAGAAGACGGCAATGGTGCTGCTAGAGCAATGAAGATGGCTTTAAAAGATGCAGGGATTGCTCCTGAAGAAGTGGATTATATTAATGCGCATGGAACTTCAACAAAGCTGAATGATCAACAAGAAACGAATGCTATTAAAACAGTTTTTGGTAAAGCAGCTTATAAAGTAATGGTTGGTTCAACTAAATCTATGACTGGTCACCTATTAGGTGCAGCTGGTGGAATAGAAGCAGTATTTGTAGCGAAGGTGCTTGAAACAGGTCTGGTTCCTCCAACAATTAATTATGATACTCCCGATGTTGAGTTAGGTTTAGACCTTGATTACGTACCAAATGTAGTTAGAAAAGCAGATGTTAAAGTGGCTATGTCTAATTCTTTTGGGTTTGGTGGTCATAATGGTGTTATTGTTATGAAGAAGTACGTTAATTAA